The Theropithecus gelada isolate Dixy chromosome 3, Tgel_1.0, whole genome shotgun sequence genomic sequence TGACCTATATAAATAAAGAAGACTCTAAGAGAATATGTGAACAATTGTACACTAACACataatatcaataaaatttattCCATTTAAGCATGCTTAGTGATATTACATACATTCGTAATGTAGATAACCTAGATgtaatggataaattcctattaacatacaaattaccaaaactgatACCTTTattagtgttttttatttcttttcttctttttctttttgagatggagtctcacactgttgcccgggctggagtgcagtggcaccatctcggctcactgcgacctctgcctcccaggttcaactgattctcctgcctcagcctccaaagtagctgggattacaggtgcccaccaccacactcggctactttttttttgtatttttagtagagatggagtttcactatgttggccaggctggtctcgaacccctgaccttgcaacctgcctacctcagcctcccaaagtgctgggattacaggtgtgatccactgcacccagccagttctttctttctttctttctttctttttttttttttttgagatggagtctcgctctgtcgcccaggctggagtgcagtgggcggatctcagctcactgcaagctccgcctcccgggttcacgccattctcctgcctcagcctcctgagtagctgggactacaggcgcccgccaccaagctcagctaattttttgtatttttagtagagatgaggtttcaccatgttagccaggatggtgtcaatctcctgacctcgtgatccacccatcttggcctcccaaagtgctgggattacaggcttgagccaccatgcccggccgactctttatttcttaatatggCTTCAAGTTACTGTCTAGTACCCTTTGATTTCATCCCGAGCTGTCATTTTTTGTAGGGCAGGCCTACTGGCAATGAACTctctcaatatttatttattcagaagtGTCCTAATTTCTCCTTTAGTTTCGAAGAATCATTTCACTTGACATAGACTTCTTGGTGGACAGTGTTTTCTCTTTCAGTACTTTAAGTACAACATCCCATTGCCTTCTGTTCTTTATGGTTTTTGATGAAAAATTGGCTGTTAATCTTCTCTCTTCCTGCTCTCAagattctctttttgtctttggctttcagtaatttaattttgtctttctgtgtggATCTTTTTGAATTTATTCTACTTGAAGCTCATGGAGCTTCTTGAATGTGTAGATTCATAAGTTTCATCATATTTGGAAAGTTTTTggccattattacttcaaatatttaaaaaagtattgtagtaaaatacacacGAAATTTATCCCATTTTAAGTGTACCGTTCAGTGATATTAAACACATTCATAATGCAGTGCAGTCAGCACCACCATCTGGCCTCGAAACTTTCATCttggaaaactgaaactctgtccccatcaAACACTAACTCCACATTCCTCCTCCCCacaagcccctggcaaccaccattttactttctgtctctaccatttttcttcaaatatttttgagtgctCCATTCTGTCTCTGCTCTTCTTCTGACCCTGCTGTTAAGTGTGCTGTTGGTATGTTTGATGTTGTCCTACAGGCCAGTtaaattctgttcatttttaaaattcttttgtttctgtttgttttgagatggagtctcactttgtcattcaggctggagtgcagtggcatgatcttggctcactgtaacctccgcttccctaattcaagtgattctcctgcctcaggctcccgagtagctgagattacaggcaccacacccagctattaattaatttattttatttttctgtttgctgttctcaaactcccaacctcaaacaatctgccttcctcagcctcccaaagtgctgggattacaggtgtgaaccatcatgctCGGCCTCTTTTGGCTTTTATGCCCTTCAGACTGGAATATTTCACATGACCTATCCACCTGGTCTCtaatttttccttctgtctgCTCAAATCTGCTGTGGGGCTTCTCTAGCAAAATTTTCGTATCAGTtatacttttcaactccagaagtTCTATTTGATTCCTCTTTATAATCtctctctttattgatattctctctTGGTTGAGatgttgttttcttctctttgttcttttgccatggtttcctttagctctttgagTATATTTAAGAGAGTTAATGGAAAGACTTTGTCTAGTAAATTCAATCCTGGGCTGCTTCAAGGACATTTTTTACtaattggcctttttttttttctgtgaatgaaCGATACATTCTTGCTTCTTTGCATGCCTCATAATTTTTGCTGAAAACTTGACATTTAGAATATTATAATTTGATAACTCTGGATGGcagattctctctctttcctgtggTTTGTTGTTGCTGGTTGCATGGctagtagttttttgttttaagtgacTTTCCTAAACTATTTTAGTAATGACTATACTCTTTGTCATGAAGGGGGTCACTATTCCATTTGCTTAGTGCGCAGATAGTAATTTGACAGAGTTTCTTAAACACCTGGAGTCAAAAGATGTTTTTTTCCCAGTCTTTGTAGCTGGGCTCTATGTGTTGGTTGGTCCACACTCTGAGCGCTCACCTGGGCGGTTTGTGACTCTGCCTTCCCCTTCACTTCCTGCCTTCCCCTTCACTTCCTGCCTTCCCCTTCACTTCCTGCTTACTCAGAGCCTGCAGTTCAGTCAGAGGTGAGCACTGAGAgcttctcaggtcttttctgtGCCCCATCATGGGCATGCATGGGGGTCTTGTAGACTCCCAAGAATATGTGGAATCTTCCAACACCCTTATTCCCCAAAGTGTCTAATTTCTcagctcttcctcccaggtttTTTGGGGTGTCCATTGTTTTCCCAACAGATATCCTTTGCCCAGGTGGCAGTGACTGGTTCATTTACCTTTACATGTTCTGACCAAGCCTCTGGTAGCTGCTTCTCTGGCTGGAGGGAATCTGAGTTGGTAAAAGAAGGCAAGCCCTGTGTGTTAGTCCTTCTGGAAGCCATCACTACTGTGCTCCTCCCCTGCCTTGTTCTGTTAGATCTttggagaaaaaattatttacctTCACATTTAACTTCCCCAGGGCTTGTTCCCCCTCCGCCTACCACAGGATGCCCCTGCCCTCAGAACATGACTGGAAAGCCCCTCATCAAGGTCTCCAAGAACTCCCATTCCTAAATCCTGAGTTGGTTTCTATCACTGTGAGTGTGTGTACTCCGGACCCTGAAGCCCTAGGTCACTCTCCATACCACTCAGGAAGCCTGTGCAAGACGCTCCTGACCCCCTCGACAGCCCTGTGGCCCCCACTTTCCCTGCACCCATCCCTGTGTGGCCTGTCTCTTCCAGCACAGTTGCCTGGCCTGCGCTCCATCCCTGCCTTCCCCGTCTGGACGTAAGCCATGCTTCCTGCGGCGGGACCAGTGAGAATTCCCATTAGgagccaggcactggggacaACAGGACGCCTAAACAGGAACCATTTGGTGGGTGTCTGAGGTCTCTGGACAGCGTTGTTCAGTGGGTGAAGGGGCCCACGTGAGCAGAATTTCCCCGAGGGCCGTGTCCCTGTCCAAATGTCCATCCTTGCAGTTTATGGACAGGGAGTGCCTGCCCCAGCCAGGCGCCACTGGGGTCTTCAAGGCACAGGTGGCCTCACTGCCACCCTCACTCCTGCCTCAAGGGCCAAAGCCAGAGCCCCCTATTATGGGCTGACCTGTGATTCCCCcgaattcacatgttgaagtcctaagtTAAAATTAGGTCCTatggatgggccctaatccaatgactggtgtcctcgtgagaagaggagatgagggcagagacacacacagagggacagccccatgaggacacagggaggagactGTGTCttcaagcccaggagagaggcttCGGGAACCAGCCCTGCCACACCTGGGCCTCGATTTCCAGCCCCAGGACTGTGAGGGACCCCATGTGTGTGGCTCGAGCCCCCAGACCGTGGACTTTGtcacagcagcctgagctgatACATGCAGCCCCTCAGGTGTGGGGGTCCTTTGTGTCCACAGAGTATGGCCGAGGCCTCAAAACCCGACTGTGTTCTCCTAAGGCAAGAAGAGTGGGCAGTATTGCAGCCCCAGGTCACGGGGCAGGGGGCGTGGGTGAGGACTGGAGGGGACAGTGTGGCTCTGGCCGTCTGCCTGTCCCGTGGGAGGAGCTAAGAACCTGCCCAGGAGGCCTCCTTCTTGCTCTCTGGTCTGGACACATTCCCACACTGTTGTGGGACTCCTCTGTCATCGGCACCCTGAGACCTTTCTGTTCCCATGGGCCCTCCGCCCATCCAGCCCAGCACAGGGAGCTCTGGAGGCCACGTCTCTGTTCTCTGCTCTGCATCCCAGCGGCAAGCCCAGGGTTGGAGCAGGGGGCGTCCTgagtgtctgtgagtgtgtgcaGGAGGCCAGGATGGCCGAGCTGTCTCCGAGTGGAACTCCTGAGCACCAAGGCAGCTGGAGCCCAAGCCTCCATACCCGCCCCCACTGCCCATCTCCCACCTCCCAGCACAACTGGAGCCTGCCAGCCCCTGGGATAGCCCCAACCCTTGCCATGGGAAGGAGCTGCTTCTACCCACGGTGAGTGGGACATTGGCCTGAGCCATGTAGTGTCTGTGGGATTCAGTCAGTGAGCAAAGCTTTTGGGCTCCACAGGACCTGGGAGGGGAGCCAGACAGCAGAACGTGCCACAAGGTGGACAGGAGCTTCCAGGTGTCACCCAAGAGCCCCCCACATCCCCCCAGCTGGAGATGTAAAGAGATCCACAGGGCCCAGCCCCCCAGAGCCAGGCCAGGCCCCACTCTGCCCCATCCCGCCCTGGGTGCGGACAGTCAGCACTGagtcagctggggctgcagaggCTTTATTGGTGCCCAGAGGCAGAGGGTGACACTCCTGGGTGCGAGACCTGGGTCAGGAGGGCCCATACCCGACCAGCAGAGGGTCGTGATCTGCAGCCAGGAAGCGCCATGAGGAGTAGTCAGGGCTCGCCCACCCTGGGGGAGGTCAGGGAGGAGCCAGTGAGCATCTCAGACCCCACCCCTGGGCTGGGCAGCTGTGGGTGGGGCTGCTCCTTCTCTGTGTTGAGCTGTGctgaggctgggtggggtgggaggtcAGGGGCTTCCAAGGACTGGAAGAGAGGGGGGGCCTGAGCCTGGCTGGCCCTAGGGGACATGGCCATCAGCAGCTGGACTTCTGGCCTGAGGAGAGGCTTCAGCAGGCGGGGCGGGAGCACACGGGGCGGCAGAGGAGGGACACACAGGAGGCTCGACGGCAACAGCTGGGCtggcaggaggaggtgggggcaCAGCAGGAGGGCACAGGCACACAGCAGATGGGCCTGCACACAGGGCGGCAGAGGAGGGACACAGAGGAGGAGGGTCTGCAGCAGGAGGTGGTGCAGCAAGCCGGCTGGCAGCTAGACTGCTGGCAGCATGGAGAGGAAGTGCCAGAGCAGACAGGCACACAGCAGATGGGTTTGCAGCAGACAGACTTGCAGCAGACGGGCACACAGCAGGACTGCTGGCAGGGGGAGGAGGTGCAGCAGATCGGCTGGCAGCTAGACTGCTGGCAGCATGAAGAAGCCCCACAGCAGATGGACACACAACACACAGGCTTGCAGCACACGGGCTTGCAGCAGACGGGCACACAGCAGGCCTGCTGACACGGGGAGGAGGTGCAGCAAGCCAGCTGGCAGCTAGACTGCTGGCAGCACGAGGGTGTGCAGGAGCTGGTGCAGCCTGATTGGCAGGGATTGGGCTCACAGGCCGCCTGGCAGCAGGGGCTGGACACACAGCTCACTGGGGTACAGACCAGGGTCAGGCAGGAGGCCGGGGTGTAGCAGCTGGGGGCACAGCAGGGGGGCTCGCAGCAGCTCTCTGGGCAGTCATCCACCTGCCAGGAGTCAGTGCAGGCGCTGGAGCAGAGGGGCATGGTGGACGTGGCCatgctggggtggggaggaggtgagCTGGGGGAGGTGTGACTGTGGGAGTGTGTGAGGTTCTTGGGGCTCTCCGGCTTTTATATCCCTCCTGGCCTGGTTGTTCCAGGGCCCACAGCCTCCCCTTCCTTGTAGCTGAGAGGCGGCGTCTGTTATGATTAGGGGTGTTTGTTTGCTGGTGATATTGCCCAGCTCCCAAATCTCCTTTCACACCTGGGCTATAGCCTGTCACATGTGGAACCTCAGGGGTGGGAGTAGGGGTGGGCCTGATCCCAGCTGGCTTCTGGAGGCAAGGAGGGCTATGGGCATCCAGCGGGTGGGATGTGGGTGGGATGTGCCTGGGGCCATCCTTGGTTGCTGGGGCATCGTCCAGCACCTGCTGGGAGGTGCTGGGGCACCACCCGGCAACCTCAAGACACGGGCTCCCTCTGCAGGAAGCCAGCCCTTAGGAATTATTTCGCGTGGTGCAAACTCTTCCTGTAGCATGGTCCTTCCCCTGCTGCACGACACAGGACTCGCCAATTTCTAATCCCCATGGCCTCTGTGCCTCCTGCCCTCTGTTCACTGCCCACCTTGTCCTTTGCTTGGGAGGCAGCAGGACTGTTCCAGGGCCAGGATCGTGGGCTCAGCCTGCTCCTTGTTCAGACACAATGACAGCATCCTGGGCTGTGGTTTTGGGTTCTGAACCTGTGAAGTGGCTGTGCTAGGCAGCAGGCGACCACCAGCCCTCACCACTGCTGGAGCCATCTCCTCTGTGTGCCCGGCACTGCAAGCATCTTTTTCtcaccagccctgcccacaggtCCCATCACACACCCCCAGGTCAGCCACAGGCAACTCTCACAGCAGCACAATATTTGATGATGAATTGTTGTCACCACAGGGCATAATGAAGTCCCGAGCTTCTCGCCTTCTTAAATGGCCCTGATCACTTTCCAGGAACATTGCTACCCACCAGCTAATTATAATATTGATTgtgatttcacatttttatttaaaaattcaagtacacatatgcatatttcattgtaaaataagACATATTACATGATGAGTAGAATGTCTTTGTTGCTCTGAATCTGGCAAAGCCGGAAACGACTTCTCATTCTAAAAATAATGCTAACCTTCTGGGTCAGACCTGTCCCTACAGGGCTTTCTAAAATAAGACAGAAGCTGACCAGCTATGGCCGGCTGCCACACCCCACCAGTGCTGCCCAGGTTGTAAGAAGCAGGCTGTGGAGGCAGGGGTGGCCCTTCAGCCTTACGCAAAGTGTGGTGTCCCAGGGAGAGAGTCGTCCAACTCTTGTCCCTGGGGGCATCTCCTCTTTGAAGTGGGTCCTCACTGAAGAGGCAGAAGCAGCCAGTAGAAGCACAGGATCACTGGAGCAGCCGGAGAGAAGGTGCAGCAGGGGCCAATGAGCCCCACAGTGGTGGCCCTGCACATTCCTT encodes the following:
- the LOC112620412 gene encoding keratin-associated protein 10-3-like, producing the protein MATSTMPLCSSACTDSWQVDDCPESCCEPPCCAPSCYTPASCLTLVCTPVSCVSSPCCQAACEPNPCQSGCTSSCTPSCCQQSSCQLACCTSSPCQQACCVPVCCKPSCCVPVCCKSVCCKPICCVPVCSGTSSPCCQQSSCQPACCTTSCCRPSSSVSLLCRPVCRPICCVPVPSCCAPTSSCQPSCCRRASCVSLLCRPVCSRPAC